The sequence below is a genomic window from Lolium perenne isolate Kyuss_39 chromosome 4, Kyuss_2.0, whole genome shotgun sequence.
taatttgttcacccaacatgctatttcttattggagagacaccactagtgaactttggaccccggtccattcttttacatctgaatacaatctactgcaatcattgttctctattgttcttcgcaaacaaacatcattttccacaccatacatttaatcctgtgTTTACAGcaggccggtgagattgacaacctcactgttaagttggagcaaagtattttgattgtgttctgcaggttccacgttggcgccggaattcctggtgttccgccgcactacactccgccaccaacaaccttcacgtggcccttgactcctactggttcgataaacttggtttcttactgagggaaaacttgctgctgtatgcatcacaccttcctcttggggttcccaacggacgtgtgcttgacgcgtcatcaagactgttttctggcaccgttgccggggagtgaagcgctattggtaagtggaattggtaagggaaacttttactgtacgtgctgattttatttctgcctgctgctataatttattatggagagatcttctcttgaatttctatttagaaaatctactactactgcaacggtagtggatgaggcgccaggtgagaaagaggttccatacaaaatacctatgaaaattattgaacgtgttgtggataaccgctatgaaggggatggaactgtccatcctggagatcatttactgtttttacatgaattatgcgggttattcaagtgtgcaggtattgctatggatgaagttaggaagaaactattctctatatcgctgtctggtaaagcggcacattggtataaattgttgaagaatggggattctcttgattggaaggatattgtgcctctattttattctaaattctatcctccaagtgaaattcacaaagaccggaaccgcatatataatttctggccccatgatggagagagtattgcccaagcatgggggagattgaagtctttaatgctcaaatgccccattcatgagcttcctggtaatatcatcattgataatttctatgcaagactttcttttcaagataaaaccttgctggatactacttgttctggatcatttacacgtaacaaagaagagtttaactaaatttgctggtgaatcttatgagtttaactaatacgaaccgggaccaaagggtcggGCAGTATATAACTGcacacttcgtctccgcggagatcaatcccgcggagacgaagcgctAGAGAgccgccaggctgcccaactCCCgtgcgccatcgccgccgccgccctcccgcgcGGCACCGCTTCCGCCACCGCGcccgccatcgccgtcgccaccgtgcccgcgcccgccgtcgccgtccACCGCCTCCGTCTCCGCCACCGcgcgcccgccgtcgccgtcgcgccCGAGTCGCGCCCGCGCCCGCTCCCGCCACCGCCCGCCTTCGCCACCTGCCGCTCCCGCggccgcctcctcgccgtccgCCGCGCCCCCGGCCGCCACCTCGATCCACCGGTAAGCGCCGGCGCCGCCCACCCCGctctcctcttttttttattTATTCAATTGTTAGATTAGTTAATTTGTTAGGTTAATTGTTAGATTAGTTAGTAAaatagttagttagtgttagtgaaaatagttagaaatttcgtgaataattagttagttagtgttagtgaaaaattagttagttagtgttagtgttagaaagatagttagtgtttagggttagaaaaatagttagtgttagtgttagaaaAATAGTTAGTGCTAGTGTTAGAAAAATAGTTAGTGTTTATGAGGGCCGCCGCGCCGGTAACCACTACGCTCGCGGTGGCGGCCCCAAAATAcggtagtgccgacgcccctgccggtgcccccaaaatagagtatgtagtgccggcgccccccaaatggtagtgccggcgccgactaagtagtgaagttatttttttatttatgttaatgttggtacatatatatatgatttgttttcgtagctacgatgccgcgatagccgccgcgccgtggtctgactcttctagaggagatgcagcagctgggggaggtccgggactgggctccgctggggtggcactgggaagtcttagcttccgggtcgcgcaccttcgtgcggaatccgggtcccgtcgtcgacccggatattctatggtggaggtcttatgggccaaggtcgtttcagagggagccggccccgccgcaggaggtagctcagcgcattgcggtggaggacgagcacgttcgccgttacatgtatgcgttagacaacatgtataggactggatggagcgttatgcagggatctcatgttagctatgctcccgtgactgttccgtggctttgggggttcacccggcgcggctcaggacccggtcggcgcgttataggacccggtaggcgcggttgagaggttgtagtagtgattgatgtattagggttaaataaacatgaacccgatctatgtatgcatgtaactgcactatctgctttcagcactatattatcgatccttagttaagaactacatatgtaactccattttcagttttctgcattatccttaatttgatcatatgatggttcataTATATAGCTTGCaactcgttgtagaaagcatggtggGACAGAGAGATGAaactcaagaaaatttcatggctgacctcatagccaacggtactctggatgatcgcgacgacgacgttattccagatgatggcggtgacgatgtcaccgcaacttttttgaatgaatccggtgagggagcggagaatattgaggaagaagatcctaatggcgccggtgaggaagaagatcatcataatggctccggaaccgtagttatcacccaggtatataaattaattaagccgttgttgatcgactagatgcattaactaattaaattgtactgactatgaattatttcttttttagccctccggatcgagcacttcttctgtaaagtcgaagaagcgaggcccggccaaaaagttggacgacagtgttaggcacgacatcacccatatcgctaaggatggtaaaccgattgctccagagaaaagtgcaaagtcatttatagctcaatgcggagtgcttgttagggaccacgtcccgatcaccgttcgagaatggaacaagccgaagggactagtgttgtctgcagaggaagaagcttaaggtctttatatcgatgccaaagacagcattctgaccaagctcatgtcacatttcaacatagtaccagagggggatgccgctgaaaaggccaagatggagcaggccctccgcgactttgccaagaagaagatggccgaactattcaagaaccacaagaaaagattgcgcggctttatcaagaaagacaagactccggacagtgagaaggtaaaaaatcactgggacgaattcgtgaagtacagcacggagtcagaagaatttaagaaaaggtcggaaacaaataaggcaaatgctgcgttgaagctatatcaccaaattctgggtccaggtggatatagGGCTAagcgtcctaagtggcaggcagctgaggcggaactgaccaggaaagggatcagattagggacacacggttggatcgaacggtgtaaggagtggttctacgggattgggggaacattgcatccagaaacagggaagtgcatctataagaaagctcatctgaagtttcccattgaagccctggaacaagcacataaggacgtggaggaggggaggttccagcccgaaagagagaatgatgagctgacacgcgcccttgggaacaaagaacacggcggacgaacacgagacacagaaggctccgttccgtggaagtatggctttcctgcggaaaggaagagatttcctgataaaagccatgagaggagaaaggcaagggaaacagaccgcatagcgtccttagaggagggttttagcaccatgaaagcccaattaaccatggtaacccaagtacttacatcccatatggctcaggggcaggctgtagatcctgcattgctcaatgctatcgtcccgctgcaatctcaacaacaccggaaaatcagcgtggcttccactcagcagatggataatgatgatgatgaccaggtggtcgagcctcctcgctaccccccccccccccgtggatgatctcactgagagccgtccttgtgagctgcatgttaaagttttcaacctatccttcaaggcggcggtcggcatcctcttacctacaaggtcttaccattgccgtccggtccaagacgactttgctgttgtgatggtggatgaagtgttgagagattatgaggggttggtgcttgagcaccctgcaggtgaagatggggaaatcaaagaactgggagaagcccgtagaaccaccgtgcaatggcggaaggagaacattgtgtttccaggtgagaagccaccaagcaggccacctcgtccgcctcctccgccacctgcgcagtctcctccacgtgatgattctcctctgcgtgatgatgattcccctgtgcatgagcagtctcctccgcgtgaaaatactccgccgcctcctcctcctcgtcaggagactccgccgcctccacctaagcaaaagaggaagctaaccgcggcacctcctacagctccgaatagatcatcaactccgatgagggcacagactccagagttgttaccacatgagcagactgaagagcaaaaggcgtttcttgcaccgaagaagatgtttattccaccgcatacagtgaagcactttgccgagacgagaatgaagagacctgagctgagagctgattatgaccgctctcttggacagtcctctagagcgagcaaagaagcaaaaaaagtcgctcAGCTTGGACAACAGGACATTCAGGCcataccccacttcatcgtgcagccctatgatgatccagagacggcatcgatgatcgaacgggaggctagagctcagggagcatcagttgagtacgaagattgctatccaacggctcaagtggtaaacaagtatagatacagatctgatctcgtcaaacctggcgagctcgcgcgtctagggactcggatgcgaaggttgcatgaatggtacctgaaagcctgtcgaagaggtgatcgctacctcacggtgtatcttagagatgagcattacttccgggggggggacgaggagataaaccttgagttagaagaactgtttcagttattcaatcaagacgccctcgacaaagctatcatcatttgctactgcatgtaagtgatttatttatgtaattaagtctgtagctcatctcattcatttgcactaacaagtatcctcactatattctttgtgtacactatacatttaattatgcagaattaagaagctcgaatgcaaaagaggcaagctcctcgaGCTGAGGTTCATTGACccagacacagttcatgaagttacggttcaaaAGTACGCCaatgacacagaggacaacatggtaatgtttttagtgaagcaagcaaacaaagaggatatattctttccctacaacttcaagtgagtgttatatataacatacattatgcttgtgcagctttcactttattctcgtaatcattgagctatgcttgtgcagattccactttattctcctaatcattgatcttcacaaaggagtcgtaaatgtcatggactcgaaacgtaaagaacatgcggaatgggcggacatggctgccatcctccagaggtaatttcaatcaatttcgtattggcatcttcatctgttctaattcgacgatatcatcaactaatcaataactcatttactcattattttttgccgggcagggcttggaaacggttcatcaatactgttccgggtaaatggaaaccggagcttacatttcaagattaccctgtaagtagtactatatatataactatgtccgtgaaactctatatatgatatttactttcaatacgatgcttgattattagtttgatcgaactattttttcgtaaagtgtatgaggcaggaacccgggaataacttatgtggatactacgtctgcaccttcattcgtgacatgtcatgtcccaagggtggggatgcccgtatacaccacactcgtgtacgataacaaattttcacaattaatcttaattagtaccatcaattgtattgagttccattcatatatattatatatatatatatatattgatctccttttttaaatatagatgatacgcctgcgggacactctcataacggaggatcaaatacgagcaattcaagaggaaatcgcgggattctttcttaccgaggtcattgccccaggtggagagcactatgcgAAGGTCACGCATATATATTGAGCAACTTCGTAGAGGCtaatagatttagtaaagagatccgactagttttatattgtaaatatgatgcattacgtgtactgttgacgatgtctatatattcacgacgattttttgtggtttcttgaatgatatatatgcattgctgaaactctgccgcggcagagaaatgctgctacagcctaaacctgtgccgcggcagagaaatagcaattctctgccgcggcagagaaccccaggcccggttcgtaccacgaaccgggaccaaaggccatccaccgcgagctccctgacCGCACCACATGGCgccgcctttaggcccggttccgGTGCAACTTTGAACCGGGCCCTTTAGTCCCGCTTAATTGGTCCAGGTTTGaaaaccgggactgaaggcccaaatagactgggcctatagccccgttttccaccAGTGATGTGTCCGAGGTTGACACTTAAGAAAGAAAAGTTTTCGATCACTAGACACATGGAAAAGACGGGTTTCGCCAGGTGCAGCCATGTAGACTCTCTCTTTGCCGAGTGTCAAGGTGACATACATGGTCTAACGTTTGCCGAGTGCCGTCGTGGACATACATGGCAAAGGGCTGGACATCTAAGACGCTGCCACGTGGCCCtatatttgtttgtttttttTGCGGGGGGTGCTCTCTTTGTTGAGTGCCGCCAATAACAAGACACGGCAAAGGCACGCTCTTTTCAGAGTGTCTAGCCTGGGACGCACAGCTAAGGTTTCCTTTGCTGAGTATCTTGACCTGAGACACTCGGTAAAGAGCCCCTGTTTATTTTTTTCGTTTTTCATTAAATCCTGCATCTAAACAGAAATATACTCATAGATAAATTTCCAAGCTCACGTGGCTTCAATTTAGCACAAGGAGCACATAAATATTGGTTCATAAGTAATTAAGAACATACACTCGATTCTATATATTGAATACGAGTACACAAGTTCCAAAAGTTACAAAGTTCACAAATTAATCGAGATCTAGTACAAAAGTTCTAGTTGCAATTAAAGCATGACATCGTGTTGGACATGATGTATAAAAACACGAGAAGGACCAAAGTACGATAACTGACCGAGTTTCTATCATAAACTCTATAGATTAGGATTGACTGGCATATGCGTAGCCGTAGTAGGCGGAGTGCCCCCACCCTCTCACCCCAATGTGATGTAGGGTAGGCGAAGTCCCCCAATCCGCAAAATAAATCGACCCCATGACCaaaccaaaataaaaataaataaaactcACAAATGTATATTATCTAGTAAATACCATTGAAAAGAGTTCATACCAATATATTTTTGGATTTCCTTTTTGAGACAACATACTACTACATACTGCAAAAGCAAACAAAAGTAGTCGATGCCTGACATCTTGTCAAGTTGTCTTGAAACAAAGCCGGGATGAACCAACTAGTGTGTGGACTTTTGGTGTACCATTGGATGCACAGACACATTAGTGTTGATGTTCGGTAGGTGGAGTTCCCCCAACTCCAAAACAAATCCACCACTACGTGACCAAACCGAAATAAAAGTAAGACCCACATATGCAAAGTATCTACTAAATACCATggaaatacctataattttttggattttcttcttgagaccacataccacaacaTGCTACAAAAGCAAACAAAAGTAGTCGATGCATGACATGTTTTCAAGCTGTCTTGAAACAAAACCGGTATGAAGTATGAACCAACTAATGTGTGGACTTTCGGTGCACCATTAATTGGATGCTCATTTGATATTTGGATGCAATGCAACCACCAAGAAGCAACCAAGCGTAGTTACGCTGGGAATCCTATTTCCTGAAGTAGTACGTAGTCAGTCCAAACCGTCCAAGATCAATATGACTACCAGACAGTAAACCAGAGTTTTGTGAAAGGAACGCAAATACGCACCGAGCCCCACTAGCTTTCTTCAGTTCTCATCTAATATTAACGCTTGTTTGCTGTATATAGCAGCATACCACTGGCGAGTGGAGAGCAGCTAGGTGCACATACAATGTGCAAGCTAATAGATGATGACCACAAAACATATATAGATGCGGTGGGATGCAGACACGACATCCCAGTTCAGTAGTAGTGATTAGGACGAATATATTGACATACATGCGCAAGTAACTTCAATGATGAAATCAAGaacacatgtacatatagatgcaCAGACACACTCGATCGACACGTATAGCCTCTCCGTCCGTCACCGTGCATAAATAGTCCACGTACTCGTCCTAAGCATAGCAACTCCACTCCACTGATCCTCTCCCTCTCTAGCTCGCTGCCGCTTAGCTAGCTCGGGACTTCGCGATCGACCCGCAATGGCGGGATTAGCGGCACCTGTTCTGATCGGCCTTCTGCTCTTCGCGTCAGGAGCCACCGCCGCCGGTGACGACGGAGCGATGGAGATTCCACATGTTCAGCTCCCAGGCATCGCCGACTCGGGCCTTGGCCACGGGTCCGACGCGCCGGCACCGCTGCCGCCACAGGGGCAGCTCATGGACATCATGTTCACGGCTGGCTGCGGCAGCTTCGCGGCCCTCGTCGCCGCGACGCCGAACGTCAGCGACGTCTTCCAGCAGCGCCTCGTACcgggcggcgccggcgccggaaGGCTCACCCTCTTCTGCCCCGACGACAAGGCCGTCGACTCCTTCGAGCCGACGTTCCGAGCCCTCGCCCAGAGCGACCGGCTGGACGTCCTCCTGCACCACGCCACGGTGGGGCGCTACGTCCGGGCGCAGCTGGCGGCCTTCGACTGGATGGCGGTGCGCACGCTGGCGGCCAACAGAAGCCAGAGCATCACCCTCCGCGACGACGGCAAAACGGTGTGGCTGTGGAGGTCGtggcaaggcggcgcggccaaggtgatcAAGACGGTTTCGGAGGAGGAGGCCCCCCTCGCCCTCGCCGTGTACCTCGTCGACGCCGTGCTGCTGCCGGGCTATCTGCGACAGAAGCTGGATGGAGGGTACTTTGCCTGGCTGCACATGCTCATCCCGGTCTGGGTGGGGCTGTGCTGGGCCCTATCGGCCATGGTGggcgtcatcatcggctttctgctCATGCTCGGAGCAATGTCAAGGTGGATATAGTGATGCTGTGAAGgcgaaagaggaggaggaggtggagaagAAGCCGGCCGGTTCTATGTTCTGTTAAGATCGAGTTTCATGCTACATTAGTCCATCTTTCTGTGCGCTCATCAGTGTGTGAACTCTAGTGCTCTGTTAAGAGTTTCATGCTACATTAGTAATGTGTTAGTGTCGAGTCTGCATATGCATGATGTTGGAGTGTATCGTTGTTGCATTGCACCGTCAGACCGTAGTGCATGCTGGAGTGAGTTCTGCTGCTCAGCTCCTGTGTAGTAGTCCTGTGCCTCAGCTGCATTGACCACCGAGAAATAATGTCTCTTTAGTGTTCATCGTTTGCATATTTCTTCAATCGATCTTGTCTTGTCTGCGCCTCCATGTCTCCATCTATAAATCGGCAATATTTTTCATGGCACTGCTGTTTTTTACAAGTAGTGTCTGAGCGATCTGAACATTATTTTTTCCCTTTGACACCAATGCGAGCAACCTGAGCTTGTAGTATGAAGCAGTAGCAGACTAGTAGCAAGTTACATTTAGAGCTAATCCGTAGAGCCTCCTAACTAACATTGCTTGTACTAATAATTCCCAAGAATATATGCATTACTTCAAAATTgactactccctctgtcccataaaataaaatttgtcaaaatttAAATATCATTGCTTGGAGAACCCTCCTTTTTTTAACAACTAGCATAGACTCGCAAACGTAGGTGTGTGATTCATCAAACAACAACATTTGATCATACTGGTCGTGCTACGAAACTTCACACATGTTCAATTTATTGTATCATGCTTCCTAAAATCTGAGATTTTTTACCACCATTTCATCCTTAAACTACTTAAAGTTATTTTTCCATTGTATAAATTCTTTGTGTACATGATAAGAGGTAGATATCCGGACAAATGGGTTTGTCCCGTGCACCGGACATCCCAAGCACAGGCCCACCTTCTATATTCCTTATTCTAAATATTGTGAGTATATTAGATTCCTCCAATGCCACACACTTTTAGATCTAGAGTTAAATTTTAAAATCTCCGTAACTTTTAAACCACAATTTTGAAGCTTCTAGGCTGGGTGTTGCGGTTGTGTTGGGCCTAGATACGGTCCAGCATGGTGGTTCCTCGGCTGAGCTTCCGGACACCCCTGAGGGCATCTCCACTCCAGCAGGCGCGACGCCGTCGTGATCGAAAATGTGTCTGGGCcatcctccagcggggcgacgcaaagtgatcggtccgtccgcggcgacgcaatcctggcccaaatatgtgcaaggtttgcgtctccgcggatgctGCGTGGTCTCGGAAATTGTCCGTGATCGTTGCATTCGGGCCCGGTCGGCACTGACTAGGTAATCATAATATTTGTTCATTattattgattggccaaaaggaccatctttacagagatggttagtcgagttaacctaaaacaaCAACGgtcgtactgatacgtctccgacgtatcgataatttcttatgttccatgcttgttttatgacaatacctacatgttttatacatactttatgatgattttatgcgttttccggaactaacctattgacgagatgccgaagtgccagttcctgttttctgctgtttttggtttcataaatcctagtaaggaaatattctcggaattggacgaaatcaacgcccagaatcttaaaatcccacgaagcttccagaacacccgagagccgccagaggggggccacatgcccaccagacagtaggccggcgcggccagagggggggccgcgctcccctatggtgtcgccgcctcgtcagccttccgactccgcctct
It includes:
- the LOC127293740 gene encoding fasciclin-like arabinogalactan protein 2, producing MAGLAAPVLIGLLLFASGATAAGDDGAMEIPHVQLPGIADSGLGHGSDAPAPLPPQGQLMDIMFTAGCGSFAALVAATPNVSDVFQQRLVPGGAGAGRLTLFCPDDKAVDSFEPTFRALAQSDRLDVLLHHATVGRYVRAQLAAFDWMAVRTLAANRSQSITLRDDGKTVWLWRSWQGGAAKVIKTVSEEEAPLALAVYLVDAVLLPGYLRQKLDGGYFAWLHMLIPVWVGLCWALSAMVGVIIGFLLMLGAMSRWI